The DNA segment GTGCCAACCTGGCTATCACAATCCCTGCGGATGGCTCCTACAGCTTTTCTCTCAATGTTATTGACCCAAGTGCACCAGTACTAACTGTGACACAAAAATAACGGCACTAAATTAATTATCTTATAGGCAAAACCTCGCTTCTCGGAGCGAGGTTTTTTTGTTTTTATCATATTGATCGTTCTATTTTCTTTAAGGGTATAAGGCAGTTAAGAAAAGTTGTACAAAAAAAATTTTGTACAACTTTTTAACCTGAACTATGTTTAATTGTACAAAATAATTTTTTGTACACGTCTCCTAAAGAGGTATCGGTCATGGACGTCGCGAGCGTAGCTGATTTCTATCAGCGCTTAGGGAAAAACAATCTGGATACGCTGGGCGAAATTTACCACAACGATGTGGTGTTTGAAGACCCGGCGCACAAACTTAGCGGCCTAAACTCTCTAGAGGCCTACTTTCATTCAATGTATAGCAACGTCAACAGTTGCCACTTCGAGATATTGTCTGCCGACCAAGTCGATCAGCGCGGTTACATAAAATGGTTAATGACACTCTCGCACCCTAAACTCTCGTCAGGAAACAGTATAGAGGTAGAGGGTTTGACCTTTGTCGAGTTTAGAGACGGCAAGGTTATCCATCATCGCGACTACTTTGACCTAGGTGCCATGTTGTACGAGCACTTGCCACTGTTGGGTAGAGTGGTGAGCACAATTCGCCGCAAGTTGGGCCAAGCATGAACACTGTATTAATTACAGGCGCGACCTCGGGCATTGGCGAGCAACTGACACGCGACTATATCTCGTCAGGCTGGACGGTCATTGCCTGTGGCCGCAACAAGGACAAACTTCAAGAGCTCGCCTCCATTGATACGAGAGTTAAGCCACTTGAATTCGACGTGAGTGACGACGAATCAGTGCGCGAAGCGTTTTCAGCATTGCCAGAGATTCCTCAATTATGGTTGTTCAACGCCGGAAGTTGTGAATACATCGATAAGGGTGAGATTGACAGCCCGCTCATTTCACGCGTCATGGACGTTAATTTTACCGGAGTAGTGCGATGCGTTGAGGCCGCACAGCCCTATTTCAAACCGGGACACCGCGTTGCCTTCGTTGGTTCGATCGCGAGCGAAGTCGCTCTGACACGTTCTGAGGCCTACGGTGCCTCTAAGGCGGCGCTTAGTTATTTTGCAAGAAGCTACAAAAATGACATAGCCGCCTCAGGGGTTGATGTTTCTCTCATTTTTCCTGGCTTCGTAAAGACGCCACTGACAGATAAAAACGATTTTGCGATGCCAATGCTTATCAGTGTTGAAGAGGCGTCAAAGCGCATAATGCACGGATTGAGTAAAAATAGAGACTTCATCTATTTTCCACGCAGATTTACTTGGATATTGAGAGTGATAGGAGCACTGCCATATCAGTGGCAGGCCAAAATTACATCAGGGCTGGTTGGCTCACAGGGAGAGCAGTAGATGAAAATTGCAATTATAGGTAGCGGTATCTCAGGGTTAACGTGCGGCTACTATCTTCATAAACAGCACGATATTACGGTTTACGAAGCAAATGACTACATAGGTGGGCACACCGCCACGAAACAGGTGGAAATAGACGACAACAGATACGAGGTCGATACCGGGTTTATCGTATATAACGATAGAACCTATCCTAATTTCATCGCAATGATGAATGAGATTGGCGTAAAAGGTGTTCCAACTCAGATGAGTTTTTCAGTCCGTAATGACGGCAACGGTTTAGAGTATAACGGGCACACCATCAGCACGCTCTTTGCCCAGAAAAAGAACCTGCTTTCTCCCACATTCTATCGATTTATATTCGAGATTTTACGCTTTAACAAGCTGGCCAAAGCCAATGCAGACGTCGCGATAGAAAACGAGGTTACTCTGGGTGATTTTCTCAACCAGCATCGTTTTTCCTCTTACTTTAGTGAGAATTACATTCTACCGATGGGCGCGGCAATTTGGTCATCAACATTGGCAGACATGCGTGCGTTTCCACTCTCTTTCTTTTTGCGTTTCTTTCTCAACCATGGGCTACTGGAGGTGACGAATCGCCCTCAGTGGTACGTGATTGAAGGTGGCTCTCACGCCTACATCGACCCCTTGACTGCTGGCTTCAAAGACAAAATTAGGCTGAGCGCCCCCGTCACGACAGTCAAGCGAGACAATGCGGGCGTTGTTGTCGAATCTAATAGCGAGAAAGAGCGATATGACCAGGTAATTTTTGCATGCCACAGCGACCAAGCGCTAGCATTACTCGATGCCCCTTCAGTTGCTGAGCAAGCGGTGCTAGGAGACATGAGCTATCAAGCCAATGAAGTGGTTTTGCATACCGATACGGCCTTGTTACCACGAGAAAGAGCGGCTTGGGCGTCGTGGAATTATTACCTCAGTGGTGACCAAGGTGAAGAGCAGCGTTTACCCGCGCTAACTTATAACATGAATATCCTGCAGCACATCAAAGCGCCCCGTACCTTTTGTGTCTCTCTTAACTCTTCAGACCAAATAGAGCCAAGTAAGGTTTTGAAAACCTATACTTATCACCATCCGGTTTTCACCGTTCAAAGTATAGCGGCACAGGCGAGAAAAAGTGACATCAGTGGACTCAACAACACTTGGTATTGCGGAGCCTACTGGCACAATGGTTTTCATGAAGATGGTGTGCGTAGTGCGCTAGATGTGGTGCGTGCATTGGTGCAGCATTCACAGCCGAATCTAGGTGCCGCATAGAGGTGGAATGATGAAGAGCCGCATATATACAGGTAACGTTCGACATCGTCGCTTTTTGCCGATGGAGCATGAAATAAATTATTCCCTGTTCATGCCGTGCATTGATCTTGATGAGATTGATCAGCTATCAAATACCGTTTCGATGTTTGGGCAGCGCTGGTGGCACTGGGCGCGCTTCAAACGTAGCGACTATTTGGGTGACGGCTGCTTGAAGCAACAAGTTCAGCGTAAAGTCTATGAGTTGACGGGGGAGCGACTGGCAGGCCGCGTCGAAGCCGTTTTGCACCTTAGATATTTTGGACTCTACTTCAGTCCGATTAATCTGTACTACCTCTATGATGAACAAGGTGAGTGGCGATACATGCTAGCAGAGGTGAGTAATACCCCATGGAATGAGCGTCATTACTATGCCTTACCTGCAGACCCCGGTGAAAACGACAACAACTGGCAGCATCAAAAAGCCTTTCATGTATCGCCGTTTAATCCGATTGACCAGAAATACAAATGGAAGCTCAAACCAATAAAAGAAAAGTTGAGCGTCCATTTGGAGTGTCACAAGCAACATAAAGTCTTCGACGCCACGATGAAGATGAGCCAAGTACCGTTTTCATCTAAAGGATTGTTGTGGCTTTTAATGAAAACGCCGATACAAACCGTCAAAGTGGTGTGGGGAATTTACTGGCATGCTCTCAAGTTGTGGCTTAAAGGCGCGCCTTTTTACTCTCATCCCAAATATGACCAAAAGAATACAAACTAGGAGAGTTGGTAATGATGAACGCAACCACCTTATCTTTTCCTCAGCAAATGAGTCGTGTCGATAGGAGCGCAAGACAGTGGCTTATGGGTAAGTTAGAAACGCTGCCGGTGGGTCGACTCACTATTGTTGAACGCTATTTTGAGCAAGAGCAGGTGACGACATTGGGTAATGGGTCTTTGCAGGCAACGGTTATCGTTAACGATGGTCGTTTTTTCTCGCGCATGCTCAAAGGAGGCAGTATCGCTGCGGGAGAGGCGTATATGGACGGCTGGTGGGACAGCCCTGACTTGACATCGGTGATGGAGTTAATGGCGAGAAATATGACGACTTTAGACTCTATGGAGCGAAAGTCGGGCCTATTGACGCAAGTAGCATACAAATTAGGACATTGGCTAAACCGCAATACACTGACTCAATCGAGAAAAAATATTCACGCGCACTACGATTTGGGTAACGACTTATATGAGTTGTTCTTGGACACCAATATGCTCTATTCGTCTGCACTGTACTTGAATACTGTGGATTCGTTGGAAGTAGCTCAAATCAACAAGATGGAGCGTTTGTGTCAACAGTTACAGCTAAAAAACACCGATAGAGTCTTGGAGATTGGCACAGGGTGGGGCGCGATGGCCATATATATGGCACAGACCTATGGGTGCCATGTCACTACCACCACTATCTCAGAAGAGCAGTTTGAATATGCCAATCAGCAAGTTGAAAGGCTGGGACTTCAATCGAAAATTACCTTATTGAAGGAAGACTATCGCTTGCTTAAAGGAGAGTTTGACAAAGTTGTGTCGATAGAAATGATTGAGGCGGTGGGTAAGCAATTCCTTTCTTCTTATATAGAGAAGTGTCAATCGTTGTTGGTGAAAGGAGGTCGGTTTGCGATCCAGGCGATCACGATTGCTGATCAACGGTATGACAGCTACAGCCAAAATGTCGATTTTATTCAAAAATACATCTTCCCTGGTGGTTTCTTGCCGTCAGTGTCTAAGTTGGCAGAAGCGGCAACAAAGTGTAGTGACTTTGTGATTCGAGATGTATTTGATATTGGGCTGGACTATGCCAAAACACTCAACCAATGGCATGAGCGTTTCAATGAGCAGGAGCCATCCGTGAAAGCATTAGGCTATGACGAGCGCTTTATCCGCATGTGGCGTTATTACTTGTGCTATTGCGAGGGTGGTTTCAAAGCAAAAAGTATTAGCACAGTGCAAATGACATTTGAGCGACCTTAGCTTGGGGACAGATTTGGGGGCGCTATGCGTTATTTGCAAAAACATGTGTTGATTGTCATCTCTGTGTGGTTCCAATGTGTGTGGTTTCTCGCTGTGTTAGGGCGAGAAACCATGTTCTATTACCTTATCCCCTTTATCTGTCTAGGACTGTATCTGATAGCGAAACTCTATCGTATCCAATGGTCACCCTTGGTGGCACTGTTGTTTGTTGGTCTGCTCGTGGATTCATGTAATCAAGCCCTTGGTCTGCTTGAATTTTCAACTCAATGGCTTCCGTCATGGTTGCTCGCACTATGGGTGGC comes from the Vibrio astriarenae genome and includes:
- a CDS encoding nuclear transport factor 2 family protein codes for the protein MDVASVADFYQRLGKNNLDTLGEIYHNDVVFEDPAHKLSGLNSLEAYFHSMYSNVNSCHFEILSADQVDQRGYIKWLMTLSHPKLSSGNSIEVEGLTFVEFRDGKVIHHRDYFDLGAMLYEHLPLLGRVVSTIRRKLGQA
- a CDS encoding SDR family NAD(P)-dependent oxidoreductase, producing the protein MNTVLITGATSGIGEQLTRDYISSGWTVIACGRNKDKLQELASIDTRVKPLEFDVSDDESVREAFSALPEIPQLWLFNAGSCEYIDKGEIDSPLISRVMDVNFTGVVRCVEAAQPYFKPGHRVAFVGSIASEVALTRSEAYGASKAALSYFARSYKNDIAASGVDVSLIFPGFVKTPLTDKNDFAMPMLISVEEASKRIMHGLSKNRDFIYFPRRFTWILRVIGALPYQWQAKITSGLVGSQGEQ
- a CDS encoding NAD(P)/FAD-dependent oxidoreductase yields the protein MKIAIIGSGISGLTCGYYLHKQHDITVYEANDYIGGHTATKQVEIDDNRYEVDTGFIVYNDRTYPNFIAMMNEIGVKGVPTQMSFSVRNDGNGLEYNGHTISTLFAQKKNLLSPTFYRFIFEILRFNKLAKANADVAIENEVTLGDFLNQHRFSSYFSENYILPMGAAIWSSTLADMRAFPLSFFLRFFLNHGLLEVTNRPQWYVIEGGSHAYIDPLTAGFKDKIRLSAPVTTVKRDNAGVVVESNSEKERYDQVIFACHSDQALALLDAPSVAEQAVLGDMSYQANEVVLHTDTALLPRERAAWASWNYYLSGDQGEEQRLPALTYNMNILQHIKAPRTFCVSLNSSDQIEPSKVLKTYTYHHPVFTVQSIAAQARKSDISGLNNTWYCGAYWHNGFHEDGVRSALDVVRALVQHSQPNLGAA
- a CDS encoding DUF1365 domain-containing protein, with the protein product MKSRIYTGNVRHRRFLPMEHEINYSLFMPCIDLDEIDQLSNTVSMFGQRWWHWARFKRSDYLGDGCLKQQVQRKVYELTGERLAGRVEAVLHLRYFGLYFSPINLYYLYDEQGEWRYMLAEVSNTPWNERHYYALPADPGENDNNWQHQKAFHVSPFNPIDQKYKWKLKPIKEKLSVHLECHKQHKVFDATMKMSQVPFSSKGLLWLLMKTPIQTVKVVWGIYWHALKLWLKGAPFYSHPKYDQKNTN
- a CDS encoding SAM-dependent methyltransferase; translated protein: MMNATTLSFPQQMSRVDRSARQWLMGKLETLPVGRLTIVERYFEQEQVTTLGNGSLQATVIVNDGRFFSRMLKGGSIAAGEAYMDGWWDSPDLTSVMELMARNMTTLDSMERKSGLLTQVAYKLGHWLNRNTLTQSRKNIHAHYDLGNDLYELFLDTNMLYSSALYLNTVDSLEVAQINKMERLCQQLQLKNTDRVLEIGTGWGAMAIYMAQTYGCHVTTTTISEEQFEYANQQVERLGLQSKITLLKEDYRLLKGEFDKVVSIEMIEAVGKQFLSSYIEKCQSLLVKGGRFAIQAITIADQRYDSYSQNVDFIQKYIFPGGFLPSVSKLAEAATKCSDFVIRDVFDIGLDYAKTLNQWHERFNEQEPSVKALGYDERFIRMWRYYLCYCEGGFKAKSISTVQMTFERP
- a CDS encoding DUF2878 domain-containing protein — encoded protein: MRYLQKHVLIVISVWFQCVWFLAVLGRETMFYYLIPFICLGLYLIAKLYRIQWSPLVALLFVGLLVDSCNQALGLLEFSTQWLPSWLLALWVAFSLYAFVLLPQLNRFPKWAVLCVGGLGGSLSYLAGLKFGAVTTTFSKLFFVSVLFVEWVLLLVIASLLIARFPLVQKELRE